Proteins from a genomic interval of Xiphias gladius isolate SHS-SW01 ecotype Sanya breed wild chromosome 23, ASM1685928v1, whole genome shotgun sequence:
- the ogt.1 gene encoding UDP-N-acetylglucosamine--peptide N-acetylglucosaminyltransferase 110 kDa subunit isoform X8: MACYLKAIETQPNFAVAWSNLGCVFNAQGEIWLAIHHFEKAVTLDPNFLDAYINLGNVLKEARIFDRAVAGYLRALSLSPNHAVVHGNLACVYYEQGLIDLAIDTYRRAIELQPHFPDAYCNLANALKEKGNVSEAEECYNTALRLCPTHADSLNNLANIKREQGNIEEAVQLYRKALEVFPEFAAAHSNLASVLQQQGKLQEALMHYKEAIRISPTFADAYSNMGNTLKEMQDVQGALQCYTRAIQINPAFADAHSNLASIHKDSGNIPEAIASYRTALKLKPDFPDAYCNLAHCLQIVCDWTDYDERMKKLVSIVADQLDKNRLPSVHPHHSMLYPLRHSFRKAIAERHGNLCLDKVHALMKINALHKPAYEHPKDLKASSGRLRIGYVSSDFGNHPTSHLMQSIPGMHNPEKFEVFCYALSPDDSTNFRVKVVAEAHHFTDLSQIPCNGKAADRIHQDGIHILVNMNGYTKGARNELFALRPAPIQAMWLGYPGTSGAPFMDYIITDQETSPMDVAEQYSEKLAYMPNTFFIGDHANMFPHLKKKAVIDFKSNGHIFDNRIVLNGIDLKAFLDSLPDVKVIKMKCDNNQEPAGDTNGALSMPVIPMNTAAEAIINMINQGQIQVTINGFTVSNGLATTQIFSSDEVLVSQTVSVQINNKAATGEEVPRTIVVTTRSQYGLPEDSIVYCNFNQLYKIDPPTLQMWANILKRVPNSVLWLLRFPAVGEPNIQQYAQNMGLPGSRIIFSPVAPKEEHVRRGQLADVCLDTPLCNGHTTGMDVLWAGTPMVTLPGETLASRVAASQLNCLGCPELIAQSHQDYEDIAVKLGSDMEYLKMVRARVWKQRICSPLFNTKQYTMDLERLYLQMWEHHSNGNKPEHLVKLQTVETSENA, translated from the exons GCTTGTTACCTGAAAGCCATTGAGACTCAGCCCAACTTTGCAGTGGCTTGGAGCAACCTGGGCTGTGTGTTCAACGCTCAGGGAGAGATATGGCTGGCCATACACCATTTTGAAAAG GCAGTGACTCTGGACCCAAATTTCCTTGACGCTTATATCAATTTAGGAAACGTTTTGAAGGAAGCCAGAATCTTTGACAG AGCTGTGGCTGGATACCTACGAGCTCTGAGTCTTAGCCCCAACCATGCGGTTGTCCATGGGAACCTGGCCTGTGTCTACTACGAGCAAGGTCTCATTGACCTGGCTATTGACACCTACCGTCGTGCTATTGAATTGCAGCCCCACTTTCCAGATGCCTACTGCAATTTGGCAAATGCCCTGAAGGAGAAAGGCAAT GTGTCTGAAGCAGAAGAGTGCTACAACACAGCCTTGCGTTTGTGTCCAACCCATGCTGACTCTCTTAACAACTTGGCCAATATCAAGCGTGAGCAGGGAAACATTGAAGAGGCAGTTCAGCTCTACAGGAAAGCCCTAGAG gtGTTCCCAGAGTTTGCAGCAGCTCACTCTAACCTGGCCAGTgtcctgcagcagcagggaaaaCTTCAGGAGGCCCTCATGCACTACAAGGAGGCTATCAG AATCAGCCCCACATTTGCTGATGCCTACTCAAACATGGGTAATACCCTGAAGGAAATGCAAGATGTACAAGGAGCACTTCAATGCTACACTCGTGCCATCCAGATTAACCCAGCATTTGCTGATGCTCACAGCAATTTAGCCTCTATCCACAAG GATTCTGGAAACATACCAGAGGCCATTGCATCTTACCGCACAGCCTTGAAACTCAAGCCAGACTTCCCCGATGCTTACTGCAACTTGGCGCATTGCCTACAG ATTGTGTGTGACTGGACAGATTATGACGAGCGGATGAAGAAGCTTGTAAGCATTGTGGCTGACCAGCTGGATAAGAACCGGTTGCCTTCAGTGCACCCACACCACAGCATGCTGTACCCTCTCCGCCACAGCTTCCGCAAGGCCATTGCTGAGCGCCACGGAAACCTTTGCCTGGACAAGGTACACGCACTGATGAAA ATCAATGCACTGCACAAACCGGCTTATGAGCATCCAAAGGATCTGAAGGCCAGCAGTGGACGTCTGCGTATTGGCTATGTCAGTTCTGACTTTGGCAACCACCCGACTTCCCACCTGATGCAGTCCATTCCTGGAATGCACAATCCCGAGAAGTTTGAG gTGTTCTGCTACGCGCTCAGCCCTGATGATAGTACCAACTTCCGTGTGAAAGTGGTAGCAGAGGCCCATCATTTCACAGACCTCTCCCAG ATCCCTTGCAATGGCAAAGCAGCCGATCGTATTCACCAGGATGGAATCCACATTCTGGTCAACATGAACGGATACACCAAAGGAGCCCGAAATGAGCTGTTTGCCCTCCGTCCTGCCCCCATTCAG GCGATGTGGCTGGGTTACCCAGGAACCAGTGGGGCTCCCTTCATGGACTATATCATCACTGACCAGGAGACATCACCTATGGACGTAGCTGAGCAGTATTCTGAGAAACTCGCCTACATGCCCAATACTTTCTTCATTGGAGACCACGCCAACATGTTCCCTCATCTCAAG AAGAAGGCAGTGATTGATTTCAAGTCTAATGGACACATTTTTGACAACCGCATTGTTCTTAATGGTATTGATCTGAAGGCCTTCTTGGACAGTCTGCCAGATGTCAAAGTGATAAAA ATGAAGTGTGACAACAACCAGGAACCTGCTGGGGACACAAATGGAGCTCTGTCCATGCCCGTAATTCCCATGAACACAGCAGCTGAAGCAATCATCAACATGATCAATCAAGGCCAAATCCAGGTCACAATCAATGGCTTCACTGTCAGCAATGGCCTCGCCACCACACAG ATCTTTTCATCAGATGAGGTTCTAGTCTCTCAGACTGTGTCCGTACAG aTCAATAACAAAGCTGCCACTGGGGAGGAGGTGCCACGCACGATCGTTGTGACAACCCGCTCCCAGTACGGTCTTCCAGAGGACTCCATTGTCTACTGTAACTTCAACCAGCTCTACAAGATTGATCCCCCTACGCTTCAAATGTGGGCCAAT ATCCTGAAGCGTGTACCCAACAGTGTGTTGTGGCTTCTTCGCTTCCCTGCTGTGGGCGAGCCCAACATCCAGCAGTACGCTCAGAACATGGGTCTGCCTGGCTCTCGTATCATCTTTTCTCCTGTGGCCCCCAAGGAGGAGCATGTGAGAAGGGGCCAGCTGGCTGATGTGTGCTTAGATACTCCTCTGTGCAATGGTCACACCACAGGCATGGATGTTCTCTGGGCTGGAACGCCCATGGTCACGCTGCCAG GTGAGACCCTTGCCTCCCGTGTAGCTGCCTCACAACTCAACTGTCTGGGCTGCCCTGAGCTAATAGCCCAGAGTCACCAGGACTATGAGGACATAGCAGTCAAACTGGGCTCCGACATGGAATA CCTGAAGATGGTCAGAGCACGTGTTTGGAAGCAGCGAATCTGCAGCCCTCTTTTCAACACCAAGCAGTACACAATGGACCTGGAGAGGCTGTACCTGCAAATGTGGGAGCACCATAGCAATGGCAACAAGCCAGAACACCTGGTTAAACTGCAGACAGTAGAGACCAGTGAGAATGCCTGA